In Pseudohongiella acticola, the sequence GGGCACACCCACCAACACATCAGGGGCCGATGTGCTGGCACAACTGGCCACCGTCCTGGCTGAACGCAAGCAGGCTTCTGCCGATGCGTCATACGTCGCCAGCCTGCACCAGAAAGGCCTGAACAAGATACTGGAAAAAGTCGGCGAAGAGGCCGTAGAGACCATTCTGGCAGCGCGCGATGCGGAGGCCGGCGGCGATGCTGCCGCATTGATCAGCGAAACCGCCGATCTGTGGTTTCACAGCATGGTCATGCTGAGTCACCTGAACCTGAGCCATGAGCAGGTATTGGAAGAACTGGCAAAGCGATTTAACATGTCTGGCCTGGTGGAAAAAGCATCCAGGGCCGGTTAGATAACAGCAACATCATATTCAGCGTCACTCAGGTGACAACTTTTAGGGTATATCGGAGGAAACATGGGTATCGGCGGCATCAGTATCTGGCAATTGCTAATCATCGCACTGATCATAGTGCTGTTGTTTGGCACCAAGAAGCTGCGCACATTGGGCTCCGACCTGGGCGGTGCGCTCAAGGGCTTTAAGCAGGCAGTTAAAGACAAGGACGACGACAGTGAAGAAGACGAGCCCGGGCAGCTGAACTCCGAGGCCATGCACAACGAGGCGCACACTGACGCCCAGGCCGACAAAACGAAAGACAAGTAAGCGCAACGATGCCGGAAGCCACAATGGCGCTTTCGGTTAATTGCGCCTCTCGACGCGACAACTGCTTCATCCTGGCAAAGGTTTTCAAGGCCCGGCTCCGGATTAAGAGATCTGCTTCGTGAGTTCATCTTCATGGTAACAGCACGTGGAACGCAGCAATGTTTGATATAGGCTTTATGGAGCTGCTGCTCATCGGCATCGTAGCGCTGCTGGTACTGGGCCCTGACAAACTGCCTGGCGCCATCCGCACTGGCGCTCTGTGGTTTGGTCGCGCCAAACGCAGCTTCAATAACGTCAAAGCCGAGATCGAGCAACAGATCAACACCGATGAGATTCGACGTCAATTACATAACGAATCCATTCTGGGCGATATCGAAAAGGCCCGAAAGAACGCCGATAAACTGATCAAAGACACACAAGCAGATATCAAGAGCACTGAAGAAAGTGTCAAGCGCTCAATCAATCCGGACAGTAACAACAAGGTAGCTGGTAAAACCACATCCAGCGCCGACGAAGGCGTACCCACGCCGCCCCCCGAAGGCTATCAGGTGCCGGAGAAGGCAAAAACCGCGCCGCCAAAAACTGCCAATACGGAACCGGAAACACCTGAAGAACCCGCACCCGCTATTGACGATGAGCAGGCAAATCCCAGCGAAGACTCTGACGACACAACATCGCAGGATATCTATAGCACCCCACCAACCGGCATCGTTAGTATGCAAAACGGGAAGTTTTCCGCCACTGATGATAAACCGAAGAACTCGGACTCATCTTCCGGCGAGAAATGAGAGACTGACATGACGCAAGAGCCTTCAGCGGATAAAGAGCCTTCAGCGGGCAAAGAGCCTTCAGCTGGCAAAGAGCCTTCAGCGGGCAAAGAGCCTTCAGCCGGTAAAAGTAAACACCACTCCGAGGTAACGGGCGACCTGACCCTCGTTGGCCACCTGGTCGAGCTTCGCGATCGCCTCCTGCGCTGCATTGCCGCCTTGCTCGTGATTTTTCTCGGCCTGATCTATTTTGCCAACGACATTTACACCTTCGTTGCCTCGCCACTGGTCTCCGTGTTGCCCCCAGACACCAGCATGATCGCGATTGATCCGACGTCACCCTTTTTTACGCCTTTCAAACTGACGTTCTATGCGTCGCTGTTTATCTGCGCACCCTACCTTCTGTTTCAGATCTGGGCATTCATCGCACCCGGCCTGTACAGAAATGAAAAATCACTGGCCATCCCGCTGTTTGTTTCCAGCGTCCTGCTGTTTTATGCCGGCATGGCCTTCGCCTACTACGTTCTGTTTGGCGTTGTGTTCAGCTTTTTTGTTTCCGTGGCTCCCGAAGACATTGCCGTCGCCCCCGACATTGCCAGTTACCTGAGCTTCGTATTAAAAATATTCTTTGCCTTCGGCTTTGCCTTTGAAATTCCCATCGCCGTTTTCCTGTTTATGTGGGCAGGCCTGATTGAGCCGGAAAGCCTCAAGAAAAAGCGTCCCTACGTCGTGGTCGGATGTTTTGTTGTGGCCATGCTGCTAACGCCGCCTGACCCGTTCACGCAATCCCTGCTGGCACTTCCCATGTGGATGCTGTTCGAACTCGGTGTGTTTTTTGGTACCGCCTTCCTGAAGAAGAAAGCAACGGAAGAGGCACAGAATCCCGACGCCTGACCTGCGTCGATAGAGAACTTATTGCCGCAGAAGAAACGTGACCGGCCCGTCATTCTCCAGCAGGACTTTCATATCCGCACCGAACACGCCTGTCACCGTATCAGTGTGCTGTAGCCGCAACCACTCAACCAGGTCATCATACAGGGCTTCAGCCTCTGCAGGCGGCATTGCTGAAGAGAACCCCGGCCGCAATCCTTTGTCGGTTGACGCAGCCAGCGTGAACTGCGACACCAGCATCACCTCAGCAGCAACGTCTGTGGCACTGCAATTCATGCGTCCTTCAGCATCCGCAAACACCCGGTAGTTGAGCACCTTGCTTAGCAACTTCTCGCCGGTTGCAAACGAATCGGTTTTTTCGATACCCAGAAAAACAACAAGCCCCCGACCGATGGCGCAATGTTCAGCGCCATCAATACGGAGGCTTGCATGATTAACCCGCTGTATCAAAGCTATCATGGAATACACCAATGTCAGTTATCTGCGCACGATGCCCAGTAGTGAGGGGTTGTGAGCGAGGGTGTACCCGAGGAACCTCCCCTTGCTGCTGGGCAGCGTACGCCACCACTGCCAGGAGACTCCTCGTGGAGCGCTCACTTAACCCCGAGCCAGCCCACCACGGCTGGCACGCTTGCGATCACTCTCCGTCAGATGCTTTTTACGGATGCGAACACTTGCCGGGGTAATTTCGACCAGCTCATCCTCATCAATAAACTCCATCGCCTGCTCCAGCGTGTGCCTGACCGGTGGCGTCAAGGTGATGTTTTCGTCGGTACCCGAGGCGCGAACGTTAGTCAGCTGCTTGCCTTTGATGGGGTTGACCACCAGGTCATTGTCACGGCTGTGCAGGCCGATGATCATGCCTTCGTACACTTCCACGTTTGGCTCAATGAACAGACGACCACGCTCCTGCAACGCCCACAGCGAATAACCCAGCGCCTTGCCAGTGACCATCGAGACCAGCACGCCATTTTTGCGCGCCGCCAGATCGCCGGGTTTGGCCGGACCATAATGATCAAACACGTGGTTCATCATGCCAGTGCCCGACGTCATGCTCAGGAACATGGAGCGGAAACCTATCAGACCGCGCGTGGGCACGGTAAAGGTCAGACGCACACGGCCTTTGCCATCCGGCAACATGTCGGTCATCTCCGCGCGGCGCAGGCCCAGCTCTTCGATGATGGAACCCTGATGCTCGTCGTTACAGTCGATCATCAGAACCTCGAATGGCTCGCTGACAACACCATCGATTTCTTTCATGATTACCTGCGGACGAGAAACCGCCAGCTCAAAACCTTCTCGACGCATGGTTTCGATCAATACCGACAGGTGCAATTCACCACGA encodes:
- a CDS encoding phosphoribosyl-ATP diphosphatase, which encodes MITTKNTSEGTPTNTSGADVLAQLATVLAERKQASADASYVASLHQKGLNKILEKVGEEAVETILAARDAEAGGDAAALISETADLWFHSMVMLSHLNLSHEQVLEELAKRFNMSGLVEKASRAG
- the tatA gene encoding twin-arginine translocase TatA/TatE family subunit, whose translation is MGIGGISIWQLLIIALIIVLLFGTKKLRTLGSDLGGALKGFKQAVKDKDDDSEEDEPGQLNSEAMHNEAHTDAQADKTKDK
- the tatC gene encoding twin-arginine translocase subunit TatC translates to MTQEPSADKEPSAGKEPSAGKEPSAGKEPSAGKSKHHSEVTGDLTLVGHLVELRDRLLRCIAALLVIFLGLIYFANDIYTFVASPLVSVLPPDTSMIAIDPTSPFFTPFKLTFYASLFICAPYLLFQIWAFIAPGLYRNEKSLAIPLFVSSVLLFYAGMAFAYYVLFGVVFSFFVSVAPEDIAVAPDIASYLSFVLKIFFAFGFAFEIPIAVFLFMWAGLIEPESLKKKRPYVVVGCFVVAMLLTPPDPFTQSLLALPMWMLFELGVFFGTAFLKKKATEEAQNPDA
- the dtd gene encoding D-aminoacyl-tRNA deacylase, whose protein sequence is MIALIQRVNHASLRIDGAEHCAIGRGLVVFLGIEKTDSFATGEKLLSKVLNYRVFADAEGRMNCSATDVAAEVMLVSQFTLAASTDKGLRPGFSSAMPPAEAEALYDDLVEWLRLQHTDTVTGVFGADMKVLLENDGPVTFLLRQ